DNA sequence from the Carassius carassius chromosome 6, fCarCar2.1, whole genome shotgun sequence genome:
AAATATTATTTCAGAATGATCATACTAAAGGCTGGAGTTATGTGTActgatatatatttgtaataatatttcatgatatttCTGGGGGgtttctgtatttttcatcaaatatatgatatacaaaaatataaaaaatcttaccaaccccaaacttttgtactTAGAAAATTGAAAATACAGCAGACACACagaataaagtataaatataaaatataaaatatatatattaaaaaaaaaaaacatctgaacatCTGGTTTAGTAGTCCTCTCCCAGAAGCCAGTATGTCCTCACCCAGCCCTTTCCCTGAAATGGAAAAGAACAGAGAGGTAAGAGCAGTTAATGAAGCAATGAAAACTTGTTTAGTAGACTATTGAGCTCTATTTCTCTACCAGCTGTAACTCGTTAATGAAGAAATATTTCCACTCTTTCTGAAATTATGTTGCCATGTATACACAACTTTTCAGATATCAATGTTTACAGCCGTGATTGTAGTTAAGATGTCATAGTATTACACTATGGTTTTTGTAACACAATAGGTGTGTCACTGTTTTGAAGTTTAATTTTGAAGCACCATTCCTACAATAAATATGTGTGAAAAAATCAGTTGAGCGAATCAGATTGTTGTGATGTGATAAGACGGTAGAGATGAAAGCGATATGATGCTTTCTGAGGTGAATGTCAAAGTGGCAGAAACTCTGTACCTTTATGTGGATGTCACCTCGCAGTTCACAGCGGAACATCCTGAAAGTGTCAAGGAGAGACTTGGTGGAACTGCTCACATGGATTCTCAGTGCTGGAGAGGGAAAACGTAAAGCAATATGATGTCTGTCTACGATATTACATAATTAAAAGgccggtcaaaaaaaaaaaaggtgttgaGGTCATGGCAGTACGATCAATCACATGGGTTTCATTTAAAATGCTTCTTGCACATATCATCCTAATCTGTTGTCAGCACATCCTTCATGAATGATCTTACGTAATCCGTATGTCTCCATCCTGGAGGCAGTGTTCACAGTGTCTCCAAATAAACAGTAGCGTGGCATTTTCAGACCCACAACCCCCGCGACACAAGGTCCTGTAACAAGTAATATGATTTTGTTTAATGACTCTGTATTTTTCCACAACTTAGTAATTTTAACAAACACATTTCAAataaagtttcttctgttcatttgACGCAATAGTACTCAGCCTATGTTTTGTGTGCCTAAAGCAATTCTTTAATGGTGAcattatgtaatataatgtataatgatgtattttatttgaatttttcttATATGTGTCATAAAGCAAGCTGGCAAGTTGGAATTACTGCACGAATGCCTGAGTAGTGTAAACACTCCTCTGATGCATAAATTGACCAAATCAGAATGAATATACAAATGCGTCATTGGTTTTCTATTGAAAACACATCTGAAAAAGGCAAGAaatagaagaaatgaaatgtactgtatacaatttttgtataaataaccagtcataatgaaatatatttatgagAAGCAGTTccttaaaactttaaataatgcatgaTTTGTCCATCTGTTTCTCACAGTATATTGCTCATATTTatcttcatatatttatatacatggaGAGgatgatttatttagttttaattctgtattatattttgaaatattttgaagtgcaatttatttttgtgatggcaaaggggaattttcagcagtcatttcttcagtgtcacatgatccttcagaaatcattcagatatgctgatttggtacaaaataatttttttatttatttatttaatcactattattattatttttttttttattattatttttttggaatccatgatacattttctttggtgaacagaatgttcaaaagaacaacatttatttgaaatagacatttaattattataactgttattttacattacattattattatttacattgcaGGCCAGTACGAATATCACAGCCAAAGAGCTGTCACCATCCAGTTATTACCTGAATGAACTCCAATGCGAACCCTCAGCTGCTGCTCTTGTATATGTGGACTGTAGAAGCTCCTCATGCCCTGCACTACAGCTAATGACATTCTTGCTATTTCTTTTACATGGTCGTCTCCATTTCTTGTAGGCAGGCCTGACACTACCATATAGGCATCGCCAATGGTTTCTACCTGGATACAGCAAAGCACACATGAAGCAACCTATATCCTACAATAGATGAAATCGTTCTGCAAGGCAGTGAAGCATTCAAATTATGTACCTTATAAACATTGTGGTTGTCAATGATATTGTCAAAGTATGTGTACAGGTCATTCAGCACGTTCACTACCTACAGCAAAGAAAACGTGCAGTCAGTTTATAGCTGTCAGCTTATGGATCAAGATACAGAGATCAAAGTTTCTGTAACGTGACAATAGTTTTCCATTGGGGTTCAGCTGTGGGCTTCAGCAtggtccaaaaataaataacCTCATGTGAATGTATTATTTCCACGTTAAGGATCAAACAGGCTACTGAGCCAACAGCTATGCTAATAGAAGCCTGCTACTCATGACAGAGTTAAGTTTTCAGCACTTGTGCCATGTCACCTAATAATGTCAAGAGCTCTTATGGGACATATGAAACCCATTCCAGAGCTTACTATGTTGGTATTTGATCTTACAACAGACCcctgcacaaacaaacacatagacACATGCACTATTTAACAAGTGCAGggtatatttcaaaatcttagaCAACAGAATACAGCAGCTCCTCAAGCCTCCCCAAATAGCCCTGGACAtatgtatttttcaaaatatgATCGAAATCTGTACAAATGGCCCCACAAAGGACctacatttttaaaaacctcTGTGAAGTGTTTTTGCCTGCAAGGCCTACACAGAAAAAGTGCAGAAACTCTCTAAGATGCTGTTTGAGTCTCTGTGTCTTTCATCACCTGCATTGGCGTGAGGGATGCTGACATGGCTGTGAAGCCTTCAATGTCACTGAAATAGATGGTGACGCAGTCGAAGGTCTCTGCTCTCACTGTCTTTCCCGCTATGAGCTGAGCAGCTACACATCTAAAAATACGAGAAAAAAGACAGGTTTCAAGTAGGGGGCTTGGTGATGATCACTGGTCTTGTCACGTAGGCTTGTAAGGCCAGGTGCAAGCAAGTTTTTAGTGACTGAAGTGTTGTGGATGAATTCACTGAACAGTTGTGCCACTTTTGCCTGCAGTATATCAACAAGAACACCACACcacaaagtttggaaacattactattttttatgtttttgaaagaagtttattctgctcattaagcctgcatttatttgatcaaaaatacagaaagaaacagtaatattgtgaaatattatcacaacttaaaataatagttttctaaggcttgatgagcagaagaaacttctttcaaaaacataaaaaatagtaatgtttccaaactttgttTGTGCTGTACGTAATTCACTATGCATACATCAttaacctcatgtcattccaaatctttcATTTGTCTTTGAAACACAAACGTTTTTAATTAAATCTGAGAGATTTCCATCCCTCTACTGAAATATGATAAACAGAACAAACAACCATTTTTGGCATGCAAGAACAAACCTCTTTGGTTCTTGTGTGTCAAGCAAGCATGTTGGAGATTGCATTTAGCATATTGATTTGCTCTGTCTGCATTGATCAATGTTTAAAAGTGAATAAAAGCttgaattaaatctgttcatcataaaaAGCGATTGTGCATCTTCAGAAGAATTAAACAGCTCGATTTATATGGATTACGTTTGCTatgtctttatgaactttttgaatAGTCGAATTTTGGGGTGAATAAACTGTCAGTGGAGGGTCCAAaaatctctcagatttcattCAGAATATCTTGATTTCTGTTTCGAAGACGaacaaacatcatatagatttagatcaacatgagggtgaataattgatgacagaattttcattttagggtgaacaaCTTTTTGGGGGTAAAATATATCCAGTCACACagaattgtacattttaaatttgcattcaGTACAAAACATTTGAACATGTTAAGCATTAAGGCTAAGACACAACAAAGTGACATAAAAAAGCAGAAACAGAAGCTCactatagtaaaaaaaattgacTAAAGACTAAAAGCCAACAGCCTAGCACATAGTTTTTGTGCCTGCATGAGAAATGTACgataccagcaggtggcagtggTCTGTATTCATCATACAAAAAGACAAACTGGAAGAGCCAAAAGAGCATTCTGTGTGTGCCCTCTTGACTTCCTGCACTGTTTTTAAAAGTTGAACAGCCATCAGTGTAGGCTCTATCACTAAGAGACTCCGTTGTTGATTCAACATGCTGCCAAAAAGCTACCAAGGCTGGTCCAACAAGGGCAGCATACTTCAAAAACTAGGCCAACAGATGTTCAAAGACAGCCTGACTCTGGTCAATGGCTGACCTTCGGCTTGGTGTGTCAAAGTCTATTTGCATATTTACTTTGTAAATCAAAGAAGGTAGCTTTGGatcagaattatatatatatatataatctggaGCATTACCGTGGCAACATCTGCGTGAGCAGTCCCTCTGCTCGCTTCTTCTCTTCCTGGAGTTCAGCGGTACGTTGACTGACTATCTCCTCCAGATTACACGCATACTGCTCCATACGGGACAGCAGGTTATCCAGAATGTTCTCAGACCCCCTGGGCACACACTCAAATGCTAAGCAAAAGTCATTTAATATTATTACCATTAACTAGATTTAGTACTATTAAATGTATCACATTAAAGAAGCAGTAATTCTTTATTGCCCGTTTTGGTGCAAAAGAAACATTTATCAGCGCACTTTACTCACaacactattgtttttttttttaattctttctctctgttcatcCTCCAAGGCCAGTATAATGGTTTAGCGTGATATGTTGTGACAGTGTTGTTCTCATGGGACATTGTGATCGCTGGGTTGTGTGTCACTGGTCCCCGGGGTAGCCATATCCTGTTTGTTTGTCTACTTGATTAAGCACTGTCATTTCTTAGTGTAATTGATGATCCTCTGTGTCCCTGCTTGTTCTTTATTATCTCAAAAGTGTTCATTAGTCAAACTACCCTCATTTAGAGTTTAAACAAGCACAAAGAGGAAGAATGCGGTGAAGATTGTATCAGCAGAAAGACTAATAAAAGTGCAGTCCGCAGAGAACCATAAAAGTCAGAGAGGCTGTGGTTCTCTTTGTTTAGGTCTGGTAAGTGCCAACTGCTAACACgtcactgttttataatgtactgtatatgggtaaatgtaaaaatatgaattatgttTATTAGCCGATTGAGATAAACAAATGAGTGTAGATAAGTGTTGCacaaatagaaatacatttacatttagctgacgcttttatccaaagcgacttacaattgctaattaggtcacacacctctggagcaactaggggttaagtgtcttgctcagggacacactggtgtctcacagtggattcaaacccgggtctctcacaccaaagccatgtgtcttatccactgcgccaacaccaccccaggaGACATAGAAATAATAGTATAGCCTATTGAATTTGCTTTCATtcgtatattttcagtttttcttttaattcaaatttttcaTCTATTTATATCTTTAAttaattcagctttattttaatcaaTGGAAAGCATTTTAAATAGTTCTAGTTAATAATAAAGACACTGATAGCCAtagataaatacacaaacatacaatcaGAAGTTTAATGATTAGTGATATCCAGTTTGTTAATGAAGCTGGTTCTTGATTCAATCAAACCTAGTTTCAAAACGTTTGTAAACCAATCAGCTGCACAGTGTAAAAGCTGATTGTTTCTTGGTCTGAACTAAATGTAGTAGGTTGACTCAGTCCTactaaataatagtttttttcccTTGGGAAAAACAGCCACATGTCAGCCCTTAGGACGTGCCCTATTCCATCTAAAATTAAGCTTCTATGAGGATAATGATTACGTTTGtgactatatattttttcagtagtAGTAATTACTTTAagggtaaaataattattaataacaacagttaatattgtgaCATAGACGCCACTGGCTCTACATCTTGCTTCATTACTGACCCATTAGGACACAGTTTCTTGATGGCAGTCCTAAGAGAAGAAAAGTCTGGTCTCTCTGCAGGTTTTTCTCTCCAGCAGCTGACCATGATTCCCTCCAGTTCCTCTACATCATCTGCTGGATCTATGTGAGGCCTCAGTGGGCTACATCCCCCTGCCCTGACCCTATTCACAATCTCTAAAAAACAGACAGGGGAAAGTCGCCAACAGTCCCACACAGTTGTCGATCTGAAATTGTTTACTTTATGTTATGAAGAGTGACTTTACAGCGAGATGGAGTGGAGTGTATTACCGTACCTCTAGAACTGAAGTGACAGTTGGGGATGTAGAAAGGCCCTCTACGATATACTACCTCTTGAGCGATAATGGCAAAACTGTAGATGTCCCCTTTTTGTGTACCATTAGCTGGAATGGACTGCCTCAGTAGCTCTGGTGCCTTCCACAGCAGAGCttaaaatttaaagaaaacaaagaacTGACTAAATCTAACTAATTGGTCCTCATCTTGCATTTATGTGTGCAACACATTCATATATTGAACtctaaatgaatgcatttgttcTTGAAAGTTCCACATTTTCAGCTTACCGGTCCAGGGGTCAAATCCGGGACTCTTCTCTGAGTCTGAAATCCTGAGTATATTAAGTCCAAAATCAGTGATCTTCAGGACAAAGCGGCTGTCCACCACACAGCTTGCTGATGAGAGGTGACCGTGGAAGTGCAGGGGACTATGGTGCAAATAGTCCATACCCTACATGAGAGTCAAAATTTATCCATCACTGTTTTATATTCTACTGTCAGTGAAAACGGTTTAGACTATGTAAAACACAGACACAATAACCTTTACGATGTCTAGCATGAGGGAAAATTTGAAACTCCAGTCCAGCTTGATAGACTCATTCTTCAATATGTCCTTAGGGAGAAAACCTTTCGTTACAATGGtcattcataaaataataacatatatcatgtattcattcattcaatcattcatccattcattcatttattcattcattcattcattcattcattcatatacaaTCACATGAAAGGACATAGCACTTATTCagttcatgttgttccaaatccgtaGAACTAGAATATTCTATATATTTGCATAGCTCTCTTCatctttccagaaaaaaaaagaaacagaaaaaaaaaacaagtcaaggatttacattttttttgtgttaaatatTGAGAgaattacatttatgtatttatttattttttgagtgaatatttttttttttctaagaaagtAATTAGATTTTACATTGAACAAATTATTTGATTGTTGGTGTACTAAAAATTAATGAGGTAAAACCATAAATGTTATTGTCTAGCAATAGATCTGTTTAGTCTCAATATTACTTTGTAGGTAAACCAAGAAAGGCTAATCTACTacagttctgtcatgacaactctcggagAGTCAAGCACATTAATATACATGGCAATGTTgatgtgtttggtcttggtggaatagatctgctataGCTGCCTGCTGCTGCAGAGCAAGTACCTAGACTTACTTCTGCCAACACATCCACCAACACggcaatttgtacatatttgaCAAGGTGGCTAATTAGTACGAATCCGcacattatatttcaatatacGTACAAATTGGCAGTGAGATAGCATTGCATCCACAGACATGCTGATGTGAGCATGTAGGAAATAACCCTGTAGCAAAGCTGGGTGGAGCTGGAGAAGATGGAGGGTTTTTGAAGCGCAccgcaactgctacagcaagcactagccaagTATCAGGCTGCTGATGCAATAAGAAACCAGTCAGCTGAGCCATGTGAATGATGATGTGATTATATCAGATTGAGCTAGAACCTGTAAAGCCTGTGTCATCTAGAGTTTTATGATACTTCATAAATTTCATTAAATTTCtctctttttaattttaatttaaatttatgatTAAAATAAGTTACTTGAagatataatgatataataatgaTGTAATAGCACCTGTAGGCTTCCTTTAGGGCAGTACTCTGTAAGAATGAAGGGCTGAGGGGTATCCAGGGCCGCTCCAATAAATTTACAAAGGTTATAGTGGGTCAAATCTCTGCACTAAAGACACAGAGGCATATTATCTACAGTACATGAGTAAATGcaaaatttgtataaaaaatgaaatgcatttttaatgttttaacagTTCACCTGTTTGAGTTCCGCCAGGAGCTCGCTGCTCAGATGAGGGTTCTTTAAATTCAGAAAGCAAACAGAACAAATTGTTCCCTGTAGGAGAgagaacatttatttaatcaactgAACTATTGTTTTATTGGGCAACTATATCGTGCCAAATGTTTGTTATCATAAACTGTCTTCTCCATAATTTTGCTATGTAGTGACGTAAATGTATAAACGCTCAGATCCCAAATACTTCACTTTGTAGACTGCGGTTCTGTGTGCTGATGGCTTGCCTTGCATGCTGCAAATTATAGACTCCAAAGAAGCTTGGATGGGTTTGGATCTGTGAGACTGAACCACAGAGGGGAGAATCTAGATGTAATAGATTCATTTGTGTAGTAattccatccaaacaaacaaaaaaaataaaacagcaatgaTAAGGGTGTAGAAGGGGGTATCTCTTTAGATGACAGTGTCTATTGCATTGTTAACTATATGTAATATTTCTGCCTAACAATTGCTATTAGTACTTATGTTCATACTTCTtgcatagcaaaataaagtaaactgtgggCCAGAAGAGATACTTAATCAACTTATAATGCATTAAATCCTCTCAAAACCTTTGCTGTCACAGTTGAGGAGTGATGCTCCATCATTATGACATCATCGGCGTTGACTGTCCACAGCATCTTGGAAGCTTCTTCCTGGATTTTGAACTTCCTGGtaataaatattactttaatttGAAGACTGTAATCTATGTACATTTCTACAAAGCAAAACTGAAGAACAGCAGTGGGGTTGACTGAATTAGGCTTGCATTTTTGGGCATCTGCTCTAACGTTTTAGCTTAAGCATTTAGTCTGGCATTCATGAACTATATAATCAAAAGATTATTTCAACATAATTGCAGTACAACATGCAAATCTTACATCCAGAATAAAGTAAAATGGtgtaacaacaaaaaacaaaacaaaaacatatgtatctcatttatgcaaattatataATTTCTGCACTTGATTCCGCAATTGTGAATCtgcaattttaatatttaaaagcagCTGAAAATACACACTTTTTCTATTACCTGTATAAAGCACAGATTGCAAGGGTCCCAGCACCCACCAAGCCAACAATAATCCCTAAAGCAATCAAGAATTTTCTCtctgaaaataaaacacatacatttgTAATCTGCAATCTACGATAGAAATGTTCAGCGACTGATAGTAATAGACTAGTGAtgcaaactactttttttttgtttttatgaaatttCACCAttctgaattgaaaatatgcaatCATGATTCATGTAAATCATAAATGAATGTTACAAGAGATGTTTGCGTTTTCGACTATTAGACAATAATgtgcacattttaaagtaaaatattattttcaaatagtgTAAATTGATGACTACTTTATATTAATACAAACCTAGAACTTATTTTAGCATTCTTATTTACTTGTttaattgctttattattattattattattattattattattatgcagttGATTTTACAGTTCTTATGAGCATGTGCATGACCTGATTCGTGCGCAAGCATGTcatccccccacacacacacaatttggaTCTTGCAGGCATTGGTtcgttatttaagttttttttcttttctttcttattttttaatcaaatatatggtATGGAGCAATGCCCAAAAGATGAAAATGAAGGGATAAAAAGACAATCAGTGTGAATGCACTAATGTATGGAGCAAAGTTGGGCATCTGGTGCCCCCTACTGGAACTAAAGTGACTGCATTGTAGCCTCTGACTGGCCTCTTGAAGGATTTGATAAGCTAGAACAAGATGAACATGCTTCCAGGCTTCTATTCATGTTGGTGCATGTTATTAGCACACCTTCATAATGAATGAATGCTCGACCAACTGTGAAATGCATTCAACTTAGAAGCCATGAAAGTCCAAATACCAACCCAGACTCACTGGAAAAACAAGCCTCTACCTACATCTCTGCAAAACTCCAATAACgtgtttttgcttttgttacCACTATCAGTTAGGTTTAGGATATGGTTTAATGCAGGTGGAATGTTCTTTTCAAACATGATAGAGCATTATCCTTTTAGTGCCACTCACATTTCTTTTCAGAACTGCTATACATACAACCACCAACATAAACGTTGCCAGATTCATGTTCGTCTGGATAAAAAAAGAACACGTTTTTAGCGCCATtgactggacttttttttttaagtatcacgAAATGTGCAAGAAGTTCTATAATATAATTTTGCATAACTGTTGCCACAGTCATGTTCTCCCAGTGAGCCCCAGTTGACTGATACCTAGATTGATGCAGAGTTTTCCATGAAAGCCACAATCTGGAGAGTCTTTGGGAGGAGTTGTCCGTCCTCCAGGCCACTTGATGTGAAGCCCCTGTACTGCCTTATAAGTCCCAAAATAGTTCGCAATGACCTGTGTGGAGAACCCTATGACTCATTTGACAAATTACATTCACAATAGCACAGCAGTTTTCAGACATCTTGAATTTGTTGTGCCTAGAGTAGTTTAAGATTATTTAAGCATATGACAGTAGCTCACCTGAAATTGGTTATTACTACCTTGGATTTGT
Encoded proteins:
- the LOC132142620 gene encoding atrial natriuretic peptide receptor 1-like isoform X3 encodes the protein MSEVMKHFERLPGPLLFLMTLVSLSLGDRFTLLISMPNTSIPFSTGRIGAGALIAISSVNSSPDLLQGHQLDYHYVDDECNDLRGPGKIAALYHKHKYSAFIGPSCSNVCAVTAKLAAYWNIAVISPICADQQFLDKKAYPTLTRVFGPFTKLGSFFVEICKWFGWQRISIIYENKPSWAIPVEGIRYQAEHNNITVAKYQEIPGPLSQGSLSTWSWVLTEVAQVSRIIVISADGKVVRSLLIEAHKKGLTSGDFVFFCFEPYKQKVLFGSFEWKQGDEYDLVARQAYQALFFLSLYKPSHKLYQTFSENVIRRSKIDFGYTYDSDEKVSVLAAIAHDSVWLYAQALNETLAENGNPYDGLAITRRMWNRTITGIQGDVTIDASGDRELNYMMKQIQGSNNQFQVIANYFGTYKAVQGLHIKWPGGRTTPPKDSPDCGFHGKLCINLERKFLIALGIIVGLVGAGTLAICALYRKFKIQEEASKMLWTVNADDVIMMEHHSSTVTAKSHRSKPIQASLESIICSMQGKPSAHRTAVYKGTICSVCFLNLKNPHLSSELLAELKQCRDLTHYNLCKFIGAALDTPQPFILTEYCPKGSLQDILKNESIKLDWSFKFSLMLDIVKGMDYLHHSPLHFHGHLSSASCVVDSRFVLKITDFGLNILRISDSEKSPGFDPWTALLWKAPELLRQSIPANGTQKGDIYSFAIIAQEVVYRRGPFYIPNCHFSSREIVNRVRAGGCSPLRPHIDPADDVEELEGIMVSCWREKPAERPDFSSLRTAIKKLCPNGGSENILDNLLSRMEQYACNLEEIVSQRTAELQEEKKRAEGLLTQMLPRCVAAQLIAGKTVRAETFDCVTIYFSDIEGFTAMSASLTPMQVVNVLNDLYTYFDNIIDNHNVYKVETIGDAYMVVSGLPTRNGDDHVKEIARMSLAVVQGMRSFYSPHIQEQQLRVRIGVHSGPCVAGVVGLKMPRYCLFGDTVNTASRMETYGLPLRIHVSSSTKSLLDTFRMFRCELRGDIHIKGKGWVRTYWLLGEDY
- the LOC132142620 gene encoding atrial natriuretic peptide receptor 1-like isoform X2, which produces MSVMKHFERLPGPLLFLMTLVSLSLGDRFTLLISMPNTSIPFSTGRIGAGALIAISSVNSSPDLLQGHQLDYHYVDDECNDLRGPGKIAALYHKHKYSAFIGPSCSNVCAVTAKLAAYWNIAVISPICADQQFLDKKAYPTLTRVFGPFTKLGSFFVEICKWFGWQRISIIYENKPSWAIPVEGIRYQAEHNNITVAKYQEIPGPLSQGSLSTWSWVLTEVAQVSRIIVISADGKVVRSLLIEAHKKGLTSGDFVFFCFEPYKQKVLFGSFEWKQGDEYDLVARQAYQALFFLSLYKPSHKLYQTFSENVIRRSKIDFGYTYDSDEKVSVLAAIAHDSVWLYAQALNETLAENGNPYDGLAITRRMWNRTITGIQGDVTIDASGDRELNYMMKQIQGSNNQFQVIANYFGTYKAVQGLHIKWPGGRTTPPKDSPDCGFHGKLCINLERKFLIALGIIVGLVGAGTLAICALYRKFKIQEEASKMLWTVNADDVIMMEHHSSTVTAKSHRSKPIQASLESIICSMQGKPSAHRTAVYKGTICSVCFLNLKNPHLSSELLAELKQCRDLTHYNLCKFIGAALDTPQPFILTEYCPKGSLQDILKNESIKLDWSFKFSLMLDIVKGMDYLHHSPLHFHGHLSSASCVVDSRFVLKITDFGLNILRISDSEKSPGFDPWTALLWKAPELLRQSIPANGTQKGDIYSFAIIAQEVVYRRGPFYIPNCHFSSREIVNRVRAGGCSPLRPHIDPADDVEELEGIMVSCWREKPAERPDFSSLRTAIKKLCPNGGSENILDNLLSRMEQYACNLEEIVSQRTAELQEEKKRAEGLLTQMLPRCVAAQLIAGKTVRAETFDCVTIYFSDIEGFTAMSASLTPMQVVNVLNDLYTYFDNIIDNHNVYKVETIGDAYMVVSGLPTRNGDDHVKEIARMSLAVVQGMRSFYSPHIQEQQLRVRIGVHSGPCVAGVVGLKMPRYCLFGDTVNTASRMETYGLPLRIHVSSSTKSLLDTFRMFRCELRGDIHIKVQSFCHFDIHLRKHHIAFISTVLSHHNNLIRSTDFFTHIYCRNGASKLNFKTVTHLLCYKNHSVIL
- the LOC132142620 gene encoding atrial natriuretic peptide receptor 1-like isoform X1; this encodes MSEVMKHFERLPGPLLFLMTLVSLSLGDRFTLLISMPNTSIPFSTGRIGAGALIAISSVNSSPDLLQGHQLDYHYVDDECNDLRGPGKIAALYHKHKYSAFIGPSCSNVCAVTAKLAAYWNIAVISPICADQQFLDKKAYPTLTRVFGPFTKLGSFFVEICKWFGWQRISIIYENKPSWAIPVEGIRYQAEHNNITVAKYQEIPGPLSQGSLSTWSWVLTEVAQVSRIIVISADGKVVRSLLIEAHKKGLTSGDFVFFCFEPYKQKVLFGSFEWKQGDEYDLVARQAYQALFFLSLYKPSHKLYQTFSENVIRRSKIDFGYTYDSDEKVSVLAAIAHDSVWLYAQALNETLAENGNPYDGLAITRRMWNRTITGIQGDVTIDASGDRELNYMMKQIQGSNNQFQVIANYFGTYKAVQGLHIKWPGGRTTPPKDSPDCGFHGKLCINLERKFLIALGIIVGLVGAGTLAICALYRKFKIQEEASKMLWTVNADDVIMMEHHSSTVTAKSHRSKPIQASLESIICSMQGKPSAHRTAVYKGTICSVCFLNLKNPHLSSELLAELKQCRDLTHYNLCKFIGAALDTPQPFILTEYCPKGSLQDILKNESIKLDWSFKFSLMLDIVKGMDYLHHSPLHFHGHLSSASCVVDSRFVLKITDFGLNILRISDSEKSPGFDPWTALLWKAPELLRQSIPANGTQKGDIYSFAIIAQEVVYRRGPFYIPNCHFSSREIVNRVRAGGCSPLRPHIDPADDVEELEGIMVSCWREKPAERPDFSSLRTAIKKLCPNGGSENILDNLLSRMEQYACNLEEIVSQRTAELQEEKKRAEGLLTQMLPRCVAAQLIAGKTVRAETFDCVTIYFSDIEGFTAMSASLTPMQVVNVLNDLYTYFDNIIDNHNVYKVETIGDAYMVVSGLPTRNGDDHVKEIARMSLAVVQGMRSFYSPHIQEQQLRVRIGVHSGPCVAGVVGLKMPRYCLFGDTVNTASRMETYGLPLRIHVSSSTKSLLDTFRMFRCELRGDIHIKVQSFCHFDIHLRKHHIAFISTVLSHHNNLIRSTDFFTHIYCRNGASKLNFKTVTHLLCYKNHSVIL
- the LOC132142620 gene encoding atrial natriuretic peptide receptor 1-like isoform X4 encodes the protein MSEVMKHFERLPGPLLFLMTLVSLSLGDRFTLLISMPNTSIPFSTGRIGAGALIAISSVNSSPDLLQGHQLDYHYVDDECNDLRGPGKIAALYHKHKYSAFIGPSCSNVCAVTAKLAAYWNIAVISPICADQQFLDKKAYPTLTRVFGPFTKLGSFFVEICKWFGWQRISIIYENKPSWAIPVEGIRYQAEHNNITVAKYQEIPGPLSQGSLSTWSWVLTEVAQVSRIIVISADGKVVRSLLIEAHKKGLTSGDFVFFCFEPYKQKVLFGSFEWKQGDEYDLVARQAYQALFFLSLYKPSHKLYQTFSENVIRRSKIDFGYTYDSDEKVSVLAAIAHDSVWLYAQALNETLAENGNPYDGLAITRRMWNRTITGIQGDVTIDASGDRELNYMMKQIQGSNNQFQVIANYFGTYKAVQGLHIKWPGGRTTPPKDSPDCGFHGKLCINLERKFLIALGIIVGLVGAGTLAICALYRKFKIQEEASKMLWTVNADDVIMMEHHSSTVTAKSHRSKPIQASLESIICSMQGKPSAHRTAVYKGTICSVCFLNLKNPHLSSELLAELKQCRDLTHYNLCKFIGAALDTPQPFILTEYCPKGSLQDILKNESIKLDWSFKFSLMLDIVKGMDYLHHSPLHFHGHLSSASCVVDSRFVLKITDFGLNILRISDSEKSPGFDPWTALLWKAPELLRQSIPANGTQKGDIYSFAIIAQEVVYRRGPFYIPNCHFSSREIVNRVRAGGCSPLRPHIDPADDVEELEGIMVSCWREKPAERPDFSSLRTAIKKLCPNGGSENILDNLLSRMEQYACNLEEIVSQRTAELQEEKKRAEGLLTQMLPRKYANRL